In Pseudopipra pipra isolate bDixPip1 chromosome 24, bDixPip1.hap1, whole genome shotgun sequence, a single genomic region encodes these proteins:
- the TINAGL1 gene encoding tubulointerstitial nephritis antigen-like encodes MPGDMRPLRALLCLWLVARAALGSRVRTRRELGPGLYQNGVYDAGGSYCQRGDVCCRGRDDGCTVPYHDTLCYCDLFCNRTVSDCCPDFWEYCLGIPAPFPKAQGCARAGLNYPTGATYRENCNLCTCGPGGQWQCEDHACLMDGELIDAVNRGNYGWRATNYSQFWGMTLEDGIRHRLGTFRPSATVMNMNEMHMNMDSNEVLPRHFDAAAKWPGMIHGPLDQGNCAGSWAFSTAAVASDRISIHSMGHMTPALSPQNLLSCDTRNQRGCSGGRLDGAWWYLRRRGVVTDECYPFTSQQSEPGPQPCMMHSRSTGRGKRQATARCPNPRTRSNEIYQSTPPYRLSSSEKEIMKELLENGPVQAILEVHEDFFMYKSGIYRHTPVAEGKGPKHQRHGTHSVKITGWGEEQLPDGQTQKYWTAANSWGTAWGEDGHFRIARGVNECEVETFVVGVWGRVSTEDMPHK; translated from the exons ATGCCCGGGGACATGCGCCCGCTGCGGGCCCTGCTGTGCCTCTGGCTGGTGGCCcgggcagccctgggctcccGGGTCCGCACCCGCCGGGAGCTGGGCCCCGGCTTGTACCAGAACGGGGTCTACGACGCCGGGGGGTCCTACTGCCAGCGGGGGGACGTCTGCTGCCGCGGCCGCGACGACGGCTGCACAGTGCCCTACCACGACACCCTCTGCTACTGCGACCTCTTCTGCAACCGCACCGTCTCCGACTGCTGCCCCGACTTCTGGGAATACTGCCTGGGCATCCCGGCCCCCTTCCCCAAAGCTCAAG GCTGTGCCCGTGCCGGACTCAACTATCCCACCGGAGCTACGTACCGGGAGAACTGCAACCTGTG cacctgcGGCCCTGGTGGGCAGTGGCAGTGTGAGGACCACGCCTGCCTGATGGATGGGGAGCTGATAGACGCCGTCAACAGGGGCAATTATGG CTGGAGAGCCACCAACTACAGCCAGTTCTGGGGCATGACCCTGGAGGACGGGATCCGGCACCGCCTGGGCACCTTCCGTCCCTCTGCCACCGTCATGAACATGAACGAGATGCAC ATGAACATGGACTCCAACGAGGTGCTGCCGCGACACTTCGATGCCGCCGCGAAGTGGCCCGGGATGATCCACGGGCCCCTGGACCAGGGGAACTGCGCCGGGTCCTGGGCCTTCTCCACGGCGG CCGTGGCCTCGGATCGAATCTCCATCCACTCCATGGGACACATGACCCCCGCCCTGTCCCCACAAAACCTGCTCTCCTGTGACACCCGAAACCAGCGGGGCTGCAGCGGGGGGAGGCTGGATGGGGCCTGGTGGTACCTCCGCAGGAGAGG ggtgGTGACAGACGAGTGCTACCCCTTCACGAGCCAGCAGAGCGAGCCGGGCCCGCAGCCCTGCATGATGCACAGCCGCTCCACGGGCCGGGGCAAGCGGCAGGCGACGGCGCGGTGCCCCAACCCCCGCACCCGCTCCAACGAGATCTACCAGTCCACCCCCCCCTACCGCCTCTCCTCCAGC GAGAAGGAGATCatgaaggagctgctggagaacGGCCCCGTGCAAG ccaTCCTGGAGGTGCACGAGGATTTCTTCATGTACAAGAGTGGGATTTATCGGCACACACCAGTGGCTGAGGGGAAGGGGCCAAAGCACCAGAGACACGGGACCCACTCAGTCAAAATCACTGG GTGGGGAGAAGAGCAGCTGCCTGATGGCCAGACCCAAAAATACTGG ACGGCGGCCAACTCGTGGGGCACGGCGTGGGGCGAGGACGGCCATTTCCGCATCGCCCGCGGCGTCAACGAGTGCGAGGTGGAGACCTTCGTGGTGGGGGTCTGGGGCCGCGTCAGCACCGAGGACATGCCCCACAAGTGA
- the PEF1 gene encoding peflin: MAYPGQGFPGAGQAPPGGPYPGAPYGGGPPPGPYGQPPPPGGPYGPPPPGGPYGQPPPGGPYGGPYGGPQPGPYGGAAPGGSAPPGVDPEAFSWFQTVDVDHSGFISVKELKQALVNNNWSSFNDETCLLMINMFDKTRSGRIDVYGFSALLRFIQQWKSLFQQYDRDQSGSISFTELQQAFSQMGYNLSPQFSQLLLARYAQRSPNPSIQLDRFIHICMQLQSLTDAFREKDTALAGNVRLSYEDFLTMVVTRML; this comes from the exons ATGGCGTACCCGGGACAG GGCTTCCCCGGCGCAGGACAGGCCCCCCCGGGCGGCCCCTACCCCGGGGCTCCCTACGGCGGGGGGCCACCCCCGGGGCCCTACGGACAGCCCCCCCCACCCGGGGGTCCCTACGGACCGCCCCCGCCTGGGGGTCCCTATGGGCAGCCCCCCCCCGGGGGTCCCTACGGCGGCCCCTATGGTGGCCCCCAGCCCGGGCCCTACGGAGGGGCGGCCCCAGGAG GCAGTGCCCCCCCAGGTGTGGACCCCGAGGCCTTCTCCTGGTTCCAGACGGTGGATGTGGATCACAGCGGGTTCATCTCCGTGAAGGAGCTGAAGCAGGCGCTGGTCAACAACAACTGGTCGTCGTTCAACGATGAGACCTGCCTGCTGATGATCA acATGTTCGACAAGACGCGGTCGGGGCGCATCGACGTGTACGGATTCTCCGCCCTGCTCCGCTTCATCCAGCAGTGGAAGAGCCTCTTCCAGCAGTATGACAGGGACCAGTCAGGCTCCATCAGCTTCACTGAGCTCCAGCAAG CTTTCTCCCAGATGGGCTACAACCTGAGCCCCCAGttcagccagctgctgctggcccGCTACGCCCAGCGCTCCCCCAATCCCAGCATCCAGCTGGACCGGTTCATCCACATCTGCATGCAGCTGCAGAGCCTCACCGACGCCTTCCGGGAGAAGGACACGGCGCTGGCGGGGAACGTGCGGCTCAGCTACGAGGATTTCCTCACCATGGTGGTGACCCGCATGCTGTGA
- the COL16A1 gene encoding collagen alpha-1(XVI) chain: protein MRGLWALVLTALVGACEGKELPPAEGELCPQLWDEDLAGDKYENITGFNLIKRFDLLRISSVKKIRSPRGPTVLRLGAVPLVQPTQQVFPRGLPPTFTLIFTLLLKKNSTGEHWYLFQVTDRQGYPQLSLSVHGPEKSLEFQARAAGAAFVSAVFAGKAVASLFDGRWHKVVVAVQGHAVSVHLDCSSISSKPLAPRRALALEGNTFLGLDTVRGTPVRFDIQQAQIYCDAELARQEGCCEISASGCQTEAPKTRRQAELMQSSNLIEMVPQPEGRVYTRCFCLEEPLGTEPVRTSGRSSLKEDPKEKCPPCSAQMASANVTLGPSGPKGTKGERGLPGTAGAKGDKGDRGIDCVRTHPGGPVQCAEGPRGEKGQRGEVGVPGATGADGEKGQKGQKGDGGLQGKPGRPGRDGRPGEICVVGPKGQKGDPGLVGPEGLAGEPGPPGKPGSPGIGFPGKPGDPGGPPGPKGEKGSSGAPGPGGSPGTPGPPGALGPKGDKGEPCEVCPTVTEGMLGAIGVPGKPGPRGEPGAPGRDGVSDRPGPAGPKGDRGDRGIQGMKGEKGDSCLSCDVRVLAVLRRGPAEGFEGEPGLPGDLGLPGLAGIKGEKGDGGQLGPTGRPGLPGEKGDPGVRGLKGEKGEPCGQCPPTPQALQGAATVVAVPGPPGERGQSGPPGRAGRPGDAGQKGQKGDTGSPGDPGTPGMAGVPGLSGEPGIRGPAGPKGEKGDPCELGAAPLGDLSGVAGIPGKPGPKGDQGPPGIGQPGRPGKPGLPGVRGPPGLKGLQGEPGPRGIGQPGPQGDPGSTGPPGTPGPPGPQGPPGMAAEKGAKGSPGPKGAVGPPGPPGTSVTGPPGPGGQRGLPGSGGQPGEKGAQGEKGDPGECSCPLSPRQDPNYTGMPGAPGLWTGMSWQPQPGPQGPPGAPGPPGPPGAPGRQGMPGHNGLPGLPGPAGDLGPLAVMAERNIEVLKTLCGDCAQLQAALEAPRGVEGEKGDGGMPGAPGSESCARCFAQFPREEAARGDSPDTDCPGHPGLPGAPGIPGERGEQGSPGLRGPPGPPGPIGPPGFPGTPGAPGLPGLQGERGPAGLAGAKGEPGPPGQPGYPGAMGPPGLPGIKGERGYVGPPGEKGELGPPGMDGPPGPAGPAGPRGERGLPGSTGEKGDQGFQGQPGFPGPPGPPGFPGKVGPAGPPGPMAEKGSEGMRGPTGMPGPPGPPGPPGIQGPAGLEGLDGKDGKPGLRGDPGPPGPPGMMGPPGFKGKTGHPGLPGPKGDCGKPGPPGSPGRPGAEGDPGPMGPQGRQGPPGLIGPPGSPGQPGPAGLAGVGLKGERGSVGERGLPGMPGQPGPPGHPGPPGEQGPDGPVGKEGPPGKPGIAGPAGQKGEAGSPGERGYPGEKGRAGMPGGPGKSGSMGLVGPRGPAGERGPPGTPGPAGSPGLPGPPGMMGDVVNYDEIKRFIRQELNKMFDERMAYYTSRLHFPVEMVASPGRPGPPGKDGLPGRPGPPGSPGMPGQIGREGRQGVPGMRGEPGAKGEKGEKGIGVMGDSGPPGPPGPQGPPGYGKMGPPGPVGQQGIPGIPGPPGATGQPGKAGHCSPAECLGAVPMEQPLFQPKNVKGPFG from the exons ATGAGGGGTCTCTGGGCCCTCGTGCTCACGGCGCTCGTCGGTGCCTGCGAGGGGAAGGAGCTGCCGCCGGCGGAAG GGGAGCTGTGCCCGCAGCTCTGGGACGAGGACCTGGCTGGGGACAAGTATGAGAACATAACGG GTTTTAACCTGATTAAAAGGTTCGACCTGCTGAGGATCTCGTCCGTCAAGAAGATCCGCAGCCCCCGGGGGCCGACAGTGCTGcggctgggggctgtgcccctgGTCCAGCCCACCCA GCAGGTGTTTCCTCGTGGGCTGCCCCCCACCTTCACCCTCATCTTCACCTTGCTGCTGAAGAAAAACAGCACCGGGGAGCACTGGTACCTCTTCCAGGTCACCGACCGGCAGGGATACCCCCAG ctctCCCTGTCCGTGCACGGCCCCGAGAAGAGCCTGGAGTTCCAGGCCAGGGCAGCAGGGGCCGCGTTCGTCAGCGCCGTGTTCGCGGGGAAGGCCGTGGCGTCCCTGTTCGACGGGCGGTGGCACAAGGTGGTGGTGGCCGTGCAGGGACACGCCGTCTCCGTCCACCTCGACtgctcctccatctcctccaaGCCGCTGGCACCGCGGCGGGCGCTGGCCCTGGAGGGAAACACCTTCCTGGGGCTGGACACCGTGCGTGGCACCCCGGTCCGG TTTGACATCCAGCAAGCCCAGATCTACTGTGATGCCGAGCTGGCCCGGCAGGAGGGGTGCTGTGAGATCTCGGCCAGCGGG TGCCAGACGGAAGCTCCCAAGACCCGTCGGCAGGCGGAGCTGATGCAGAGCAGCAACCTCATCGAGATGGTGCCACAGCCCGAGGGCCGGGTCTACACCCGCTGCTTCTGCCTGGAGGAGCCGCTGGGCACC GAGCCGGTGAGAACCTCGGGGAGGAGCAGCCTGAAGGAGGATCCCAAGGAGAAG TGCCCGCCCTGCTCAGCACAGATGGCATCAGCAAAC gtCACACTCGGTCCCTCAGGTCCAAAG GGCACCAAGGGTGAGCGTGGCCTGCCCGGCACCGCCGGTGCCAAGGGGGACAAGGGCGACCGT GGCATCGACTGTGTGCGCACCCACCCCGGCGGCCCCGtgcag tgTGCTGAGGGGCCACGGGGCGAGAAGGGGCAGCGTGGAGAGGTG GGTGTCCCCGGGGCCACCGGTGCTGACGGGGAGAAG GGCCAGAAGGGCCAGAAGGGCGATGGGGGACTGCAGGGCAAGCCGGGGCGCCCAGGGCGTGAT GGCCGGCCCGGAGAGATCTGCGTGGTGGGCCCCAAGGGCCAGAAG GGTGACCCTGGCCTTGTGGGACCCGAGGGGCTGGCTGGCGAGCCGGGACCCCCAGGGAAGCCAGGATCTCCAGGGATTGGCTTTCCAGGGAAGCCG GGTGACCCTGGTGGCCCCCCGGGTCCGAAGGGAGAGAAG GGCAGCTCGGGAGCTCCTGGACCCGGAGGATCGCCTGGGACACCC GGTCCCCCCGGTGCCCTGGGGCCAAAAGGAGACAAG GGTGAACCGTGTGAGGTGTGTCCCACTGTCACTGAGGGGATGCTCGGTGCCATCGGGGTGCCCGGCAAACCAGGACCCAGGGGAGAGCCCGGAGCGCCCGGCAGGGACGGGGTCTCG GACAGACCCGGCCCTGCAGGACCCAAAGGTGACAGG GGAGATCGTGGCATCCAGGGGATGAAGGGGGAGAAG GGGGACTCGTGCCTGTCCTGCGATGTCCGTGTCCTCGCCGTGCTGCGCCGGGGCCCTGCCGAGGGGTTTGAGGGTGAGCCGGGGCTGCCG GGTGACCTGGGGctccctgggctggctgggatCAAGGGTGAGAAG GGGGACGGTGGCCAGCTGGGACCCACGGGCAGACCG GGGCTCCCGGGAGAGAAGGGTGACCCGGGTGTGCGGGGGCTCAAAGGAGAGAAG GGGGAGCCGTGCGGGCAGTGCCCTCCCACCCCACAGGCCCTCCAAGGGGCAGCGACAGTGGTGGCTGTGCCAGGACCGCCGGGAGAAAGGGGCCAGAGTGGCCCCCCGGGCAGAGCG GGCAGACCGGGCGACGCTGGGCAGAAGGGGCAGAAG GGGGACACTGGCAGCCCCGGGGACCCGGGCACGCCGGGCATGGCCGGTGTCCCAGGGCTGTCGGGTGAGCCTGGAATCAGGGGTCCGGCCGGCCCCAAAGGCGAGAAG GGAGACCCCTGCGAGCTGGGTGCTGCTCCACTCGGGGACCTCTCGGGCGTGGCTGGCATCCCAGGAAAACCCGGACCCAAAGGGGACCAGGGCCCCCCTGGCATCGGCCAGCCAGGCAGACCC GGGAAgccggggctgccgggggtccgGGGCCCTCCCGGGCTGAAGGGGCTGCAG GGTGAGCCAGGACCGCGGGGGATCGGCCAGCCGGGACCacag GGAGACCCCGGGAGCACCGGACCCCCCGGGACACCC ggcccccctggaCCCCAGGGACCCCCGGGGATGGCAGCAGAGAAAGGTGCCAAG GGATCTCCGGGGCCCAAAGGTGCCGTGGGACCTCCTGGACCACCAGGGACCAGTGTCACAGGGCCACCG gGCCCCGGAGGGCAGCGGGGGCTCCCCGGGTCCGGTGGGCAGCCG GGGGAGAAGGGTGCCCAGGGAGAGAAG GGAGACCCCGGGGAGTGCTcctgccccctcagcccccgCCAGGACCCCAACTACACCGGGATGCCA ggagccccagggctgtggaCTGGGATGTCctggcagccacagccaggcccgcag GGTCCCCCCGGAGCCCCTggtccccccggcccccccggtgcccccggtCGCCAG GGAATGCCAGGACACAACGGTTTGCCAGGACTGCCTGGGCCTGCTGGAGACCTG GGGCCGCTGGCCGTCATGGCTGAGAGGAACATCGAGGTGCTGAAG ACTCTCTGTGGGGACTGtgcccagctccaggcagccTTGGAAGCCCCCAGGGGTGtcgagggggagaagggggacGGGGGCATGCCGGGTGCCCCCGGCAGCGAGAGCTGTGCCCGC TGCTTTGCCCAGTTCCCGAGAGAGGAGGCAGCTCGG GGTGACAGCCCTGACACTGACTGTCCTGGCCATCCTGGGTTGCCAGGTGCCCCGGGCAtccctggagagagaggagagcag GGCTCACCAGGACTGCGGGGACCCCCCGGACCACCCGGGCCCATC GGCCCCCCAGGCTTTCCTGGAACGCCGGGCGCACCCGGACTGCCC GGTCTCCAAGGGGAACGTGGCCCTGCTGGGCTCGCTGGAGCCAAAGGGGAGCCG gGACCTCCAGGACAGCCCGGCTACCCCGGTGCAATGGGCCCCCCCGGCCTGCCC ggcATCAAAGGCGAGCGAGGCTACGTGGGCCCCCCCGGGGAGAAAGGGGAGCTG ggacCCCCCGGCATGGACGGGCCCCCCGGTCCCGCAGGGCCCGCG GGACCAAGGGGAGAGCGGGGGCTCCCGGGCAGCACCGGCGAGAAGGGGGATCAG GGTTTCCAGGGCCAGCCTGGCTTCCCGGGACCACCG GGTCCCCctggcttcccagggaaggtTGGTCCAGCTGGGCCACCAGGGCCCATGGCTGAGAAG GGCAGTGAGGGCATGCGAGGCCCCACGGGGATGCCAggaccccctggacccccaGGACCTCCGGGCATCCAG GGCCCCGCTGGCTTGGAAGGACTGGATGGCAAGGATGGCAAGCCGGGGCTACGG GGTGATCCAGGCCCCCCTGGGCCACCAGGGATGATGGGTCCTCCG ggcTTCAAGGGGAAGACGGGACACCCGGGTCTCCCAGGACCAAAG gGTGACTGTGGCAAACCTGGACCCCCGGGGAGCCCAGGCCGGCCGGGAGCTgag GGTGACCCCGGGCCCATGGGACCCCAAGGCcggcagggacccccagggctcATC ggaccccctggCAGCCCGGGACAGCCGGGTCCCGCTGGCCTCGCTGGAGTG GGGCTGAAGGGTGAGCGTGGCTCCGTGGGGGAGCGAGGTCTGCCAGGGATGCCAGGGcagccgggacccccgggacaccccggACCACCG ggggagcagggacCAGATGGACCCGTTGGGAAAGAG GGTCCTCCGGGAAAGCCGGGCATTGCGGGACCAGCAGGACAGAAG GGTGAAGCCGGATCCCCCGGTGAAAGAGGGTACCCCggggagaagggcagagccGGGATGCCCGGGGGGCCAGGGAAGAGCGGCTCCATGGGCCTCGTGGGGCCACGGGGACCCGCGGGAGAGAGGGGCCCCCCCGGCACTCCGGGACCCGCGGGCAGCCCCGGGCTGCCGGGCCCGCCGGGGATGATG GGAGACGTGGTGAATTACGACGAGATCAAGAGGTTCATCCGGCAGGAGCTGAACAAGATGTTTGACG AGCGGATGGCGTACTACACCTCCCGGCTGCACTTCCCGGTGGAGATGGTGGCGTCCCCGGGCAGACCCGGTCCCCCCGGGAAGGATGGGCTGCCCGGCCGGCCGGGACCCCCCGGCTCCCCGGGGATGCCGGGGCAGATCGGCAGAGAGGGGCGGCAGGGCGTGCCGGGCATGCGGG GTGAGCCGGGTGCCAAAGGAGAGAAAGGCGAGAAGGGCATTGGGGTGATGGGGGACAGCGGCCCCCCAGGGCCTCCAG GTCCCCAAGGACCGCCAGGCTACGGGAAGATGGGCCCCCCGGGCCCCGTGGGGCAGCAGGGCATCCCTGGCATTCCCGGCCCCCCCGGTGCCACGGGGCAGCCGGGCAAGGCGGGGCACTGCAGCCCGGCAGAGTGCCTGGGGGCCGTGCCCATGGAGCAGCCCCTCTTCCAGCCCAAGAACGTCAAGGGCCCCTTCGGCTGA